The window TACAGCATCGTAGTCTCCTGAGACACACCTTACCGTGTTCGTCCATCTgtagtgtttgtgctgttggcCAGATCCAAATTTATCTGCACAAATCAGCAGTTTAACAGACAACGTTGTTTACAAGGCTCATGTCTATTGTCTCTACTGTTGAGCCGAACATGTATGCATTCTTTATCAAGGCTTGTGCTTTAAACACCTGTTAAACACTGAGCACTGTGACTATTTATATGATTATTTGTTATGTGAGTTTATTTTGCTATCTGTGTGGCCACAAAATAAAGATTCTGTACTCATTCTGAGATGtgagagctgcagtgtgtgagttCTTTAACACAAACTGGCACTGAGGCAAATACTTACTactacatacatactgtatgaggACATGAAATGTAGGGTGTAGGATATTTTTCAGTAATCCCATATTAAATTGATCACTTGCATATTCAGGTCATTTATTTCAAACGAGAGCTTTGTCAAATGTGTTTTCGGCTATTTCCGGTATCTTTGATGACCCTACAATGCGCAGGCCAGACTCTAATGTGTGCAGCAGAGTAAATCTGACCAATAGAGATCTAGATTGTGGATTCCAACATGGTCAAAAGTACTCAGTGCAAACAAACGTCTTGGGTACAAAATAATCTGCACATGTTTCTGATAGCAGTAACATTATTGACAAAAGTTGATAAAATCACCACTCCTACACTAAGTTTCAGACCAACCCGTTGGCAGTTAACTACATCCTGCATTCTTTCAGAAGACTGAGAGCAGATTTGTAAAGGAGAGCATCATAAAACTGAGTGTTAAGTTAAGGCAGTGACTGTAGCACATTCCTATCTGAGAGAACGAACACGAAAACCCTCGTTTTATCTGATTTTACACACTGGCTCTCCATATCAGGTGTACCAATGGTTCCAGAGCGCTTGTGCAAACAAATGTTAGGTGGTGGCCCTGTTTAATCCTGATTAATCAAAGGTTTCAAACAGGCATATCACCACATTTACAGTTGCTTAATGGATCTAATGCCAAGTCACCTGCCAAGAAACGTGGTGAACAGAGTAGACAGTCCCACCTAAATGACGTCCACTAATGCCCACTTGTTATTCAACGTGCCGTATCACCTTGAATAATTTGCACAGTCACTCTCTGCAGCCGATATCGTTCTTCCATCAAACCACTGATgcgtcttttgttgttttcttggactttgtttttgctgtattcACCACTTTCAGTGAGGGCTACCCGTCACAATAAAACCGCCAGAGTAAAAGTGAGTTTAACGGGCATTGTTCTTGGAGCTCTTGGCTTAGCTGAGTCAGTTTGAACATAAACTGATGCTGACAAGGAGTAGTTGGAGATTTAAAGGTAAATTCTGGACGGATGCCAAATGTGGCCACACCTCTAGATTATGGCCAAGAGTTGATTCTTGTACCCAGTTAATAGCAGAGACCCGCTGCAGGAGAGAGGTTGTCCACAGCCTGCTGAACACATTCCTACAGTCTATTTCCCGGACAAGGGACCGAATGGACTGAGTGGAAGACCTGTTCTTTGTTCAGGTAAGTAAAATTTTAGTCATGGTGTTGAAATTGCATATTTAACATaacatataaacataaaattTAAGAGCTTATGTCAGTGTGGGTTACTATATGCAGAGGCAGGATGAGGACACATTTAACAGAGCTCTACCTTCCAGCTGCAACTTAAAGCTTCCTATAGGTGTTGTAGGCTGGAGCCAAGTGTTCCTGCGCACTGTGGAGAGTTTTATGTGTTGAACAGCTGTTTGATCAATTATTAAAGGCACCTTCTTCTAAGCATTAAACTTTGTAAAATGCTTTTAACGGTGTGATGCGGCAGAGGAGGCTGCGGTTTCATAGCTGTCAAAGAAATGGTTTGATCAGAACACCAATCTACAATACACTGTGAAATATTTGGAACAAATTACAGAATATTTTGCGAAATCAAAGCtaattttatgtattttttattataatttctctccttaaaactgtttatttcaaTTGCATAGCTaagtctttttctctttgttgttgtgtcaaGCTCCCAAGTTTCCCCCTGCAACGTTTAAAGACAGACTTCTGAACTTCTAAGGTCACAAGAAGCCAATCAAAGCTGAACCCATGGACTGGAAGTTTCTGCAGGGTCTTCTCAATGGAGTCAACAAGTACTCCACCGCCTTCGGACGTATCTGGCTGGCAGTGGTCTTCGTCTTCCGGGTGTTGATCTTCGTGGTGGCCGCCGAGCGCGTCTGGAGCGATGACCAGGCACACTTCGACTGCAACACCCGCCAGCCCGGTTGCACCAACATCTGCTACAATTACAACTTCCCCATCTCCCACATTCGCCTCTGGGCTCTCCAGCTGATCTTCGTCACTTGCCCTTCCTTCATGGTGGTGCTGCATGTGGCCTACAGGGAAGAACGTGAGCGCAAGTACCGAGCCAAGCACGGCGAGGACACGCGACTGTACGACAACCCGGGACAAAAGCATGGCGGCCTGTGGTGGACTTACCTGATGAGCCTCTTCGTCAAGACCGCCTTTGAGGTCACTTTTCTCTACTTGCTCCACTACATCTACGACAGCTTCAAGCTGCCCAGGAAGGTCCAATGTGATGTCAAGCCCTGCCCTAATTTGGTGGACTGCTACATATCCCGGCCCACCGAGAAGACCGTTTTCACCTACATCATGGTGGTGGCGTCCGTCGTGTGTGTGGTGCTCAACATCTGTGAGATTTTCTATCTGATTGCTTCCCGGGTGGTGAATCTCAAACATCGAGGCAGCATCCACACCTCGTTCAGAAGAGTCCGTCGTGACATGGACTGTAATGACGGCAAATCACCTCTTAAATCGTAGCTGGAGACTCAGTATATGCGGTCAATATTTCTTCTTGTGCCACTGGTTGGTGTACTGTAGGATAATTCTTATTCCCATTCTGGGTATTTTAATTGAAAAGGTGGTTTTATGTAGAATTTTCTATCTAATATTATGTATCTTGACACAAACAGTCCTATACTCTATAATGATATAATGATATCATTTTTCCACCGGTGTCAtaaacattttcagccacaaaataaagctgaatgaGTTAATGAGATAATTGATCGTTATTAAATGAAGAACTGAAGAACAGCTCATATTCATGACCACTCTCATCACGACAATCAACAAAACTGACATtatttgtggggtttttttgtattCTCTAAAAGAGATTGTCAAAgtactgaaaataaaaactttgaTAAAACCACAGTCAGTGTATTTTCTGCTCCCTCTGACTTTAATGGCGCCGTTTGTCCACCTGGTGGCACTAAAGGCACACTACGTTATCGAGTGAAGGAGGCGATGCCTTCCCTGAGTTCACTTACTCTGTAATTATGCAATGTTTACTGCtgaactttttcttcttctgtggtacTCTTCAGTAACTTCATGCGTTGTATATTACCTGTACCtgacataaagaaaacatggccTGCCATACTTTTTAACTACATTTTTAGGCTGCTATTTGATACTGACATTACATGTTTACACCTGTACTGCGGTGAACATTAAAATAGTATCATCGCGTCATCAGACGTAAAAAGCAGCACCGCCGTCTGTCGTGTTTATCCAGGCTTCAGATCCAGGTGTTGACACCGGAACTAGCATCATAGGCTAACGTCGTGAACTTACCACATTAtccagaaacaacatttttatgtAAGAAAAACACTTTATGAACATAGCAAAGTGTATCCGACATGATCTATGAGGCATGTACATAGGTTTCTCTCTACCACTAGAGACAGGAAGGTGCTAATAGATGCACCTGTGCTCTTCCTCATCAAGGTTGCCTAAGTTCAACAGATAACGAGTAATTAGCAACTttggtttcaaaataaaagcatgacaaGTCCTCCCCTAGAAGAAATAGACTGTTGGAAGAATGCGTGAGGAGTATTTTGGGGGATGAAAAAGTATTTTAAGCATTGATAAGCATTGATTAATAAGACACAGATCATTGCTAAAACATAATCTTAACTATGGTGTTTTTTCGCATGAACAATTGC of the Chelmon rostratus isolate fCheRos1 chromosome 16, fCheRos1.pri, whole genome shotgun sequence genome contains:
- the LOC121619346 gene encoding gap junction beta-3 protein-like; this encodes MDWKFLQGLLNGVNKYSTAFGRIWLAVVFVFRVLIFVVAAERVWSDDQAHFDCNTRQPGCTNICYNYNFPISHIRLWALQLIFVTCPSFMVVLHVAYREERERKYRAKHGEDTRLYDNPGQKHGGLWWTYLMSLFVKTAFEVTFLYLLHYIYDSFKLPRKVQCDVKPCPNLVDCYISRPTEKTVFTYIMVVASVVCVVLNICEIFYLIASRVVNLKHRYRAAARHSGRASFVHVCVCVHRLREREGV